Proteins from one Chroococcidiopsis sp. CCMEE 29 genomic window:
- a CDS encoding response regulator → MNTHLVQKGCPLIFVVDDDKSMRMLLRLALEQEGYQVLEAQDGEACLAAYQQRQPDAILLDAVMPTMDGFACCTKLRNLPECERTPVLMITVLDDPDAVERAFVVGATDYITKPIHWTVLRYRLRHLLQQSQLYKQLEEANQERERLARLVVHYEEMDKK, encoded by the coding sequence GTGAACACCCACCTTGTCCAGAAAGGCTGTCCGTTAATTTTTGTAGTCGATGACGACAAATCCATGCGAATGCTGCTGCGTCTAGCACTGGAACAAGAAGGCTACCAAGTGCTCGAAGCCCAAGATGGCGAAGCGTGTTTAGCCGCTTATCAACAGCGTCAGCCCGACGCAATCTTGCTGGATGCTGTCATGCCAACCATGGATGGCTTTGCCTGTTGTACTAAATTAAGGAATCTCCCTGAGTGTGAACGCACGCCTGTATTAATGATCACAGTGCTTGACGATCCAGATGCAGTTGAGCGAGCTTTTGTAGTGGGTGCGACTGATTACATCACTAAACCGATTCACTGGACAGTACTGCGTTATCGCCTGCGTCATCTGCTCCAACAATCCCAACTCTATAAGCAGTTAGAGGAAGCCAATCAAGAACGGGAGCGTTTAGCCCGCTTAGTAGTTCATTACGAGGAAATGGACAAGAAATGA
- a CDS encoding NB-ARC domain-containing protein has translation MTFSGLAMTVEQALEIIETILEQECLSKVQQIVFRHSWLGQTYQEIATNYGYEVGYLADVGSKLWQLLSKSFGKKVTKNNIHAVFKQQYIAMHAAARTPRAYAGEFPQVQGSFPNLLTAQRSATKQRQDWGEEVDVSIFYGRPAELVTLQQWIGQDRCRLVAILGMGGIGKTALAAKLAQQLQQQFKCLIWRSLRNAPPVKDLLTDLILFLSHQQEVNLPETIDGLISRLMEYLRSSRCLLVLDNTESIFQSGELAGRYRPGYEGYGQLLRRVADECHQSCLVLTSREKPIGLTGKEGITLPVRSLQVNGLGHKEAQEIFKAKGLDLPEHEYRDLIGYYTGNPLILKIAVTTIESLFDGDASRFLAQGTAIFGGIWEMLDQQFHRLSVSEKQVMHWLAMNRKWMTLSQLQEFGPPLRDRELLEVLESLLQRSLIERQADGFSQPPMIMEYMSERLVSQSYKEYCEKCAIQETLGQKSSESTDKEPSSDANSLGARICNRRVLITVKDKTNSKNRLNHHYQNGK, from the coding sequence ATGACTTTTTCAGGTTTGGCAATGACTGTTGAACAAGCGCTAGAAATTATTGAAACCATTTTAGAGCAAGAATGCTTAAGCAAAGTTCAGCAGATAGTGTTTCGGCACTCTTGGTTAGGACAGACTTACCAAGAAATTGCCACAAACTATGGTTATGAAGTTGGTTATCTAGCAGACGTTGGTTCCAAGCTTTGGCAGTTACTCTCAAAGTCATTTGGCAAGAAGGTTACCAAAAATAATATCCACGCAGTCTTTAAGCAGCAATACATTGCAATGCATGCCGCTGCGCGCACGCCTAGAGCCTATGCAGGAGAATTTCCACAGGTTCAAGGAAGTTTCCCTAACCTCTTAACTGCTCAACGGAGTGCAACTAAACAGCGCCAAGATTGGGGAGAGGAAGTTGATGTATCTATTTTTTATGGACGCCCAGCAGAACTCGTCACTCTGCAGCAATGGATTGGGCAGGATCGTTGCCGCTTGGTAGCAATATTGGGGATGGGAGGGATTGGCAAAACCGCTCTGGCTGCGAAACTGGCACAACAACTTCAACAGCAGTTTAAGTGCCTGATTTGGCGATCGCTGCGTAATGCTCCACCTGTCAAAGACCTGCTCACAGATTTAATCCTATTCCTCTCTCACCAACAAGAAGTTAATCTACCAGAAACTATAGATGGTCTAATCTCGCGCTTGATGGAGTATCTACGCTCCTCTCGCTGTCTGTTGGTTTTAGATAATACTGAATCGATTTTCCAAAGTGGCGAACTGGCTGGACGCTATCGCCCAGGCTATGAGGGATACGGTCAATTGCTACGACGAGTGGCAGATGAGTGCCACCAAAGTTGTCTGGTATTAACTAGTCGAGAGAAACCAATAGGGTTAACAGGTAAGGAAGGCATAACTTTACCCGTGCGATCGCTGCAAGTAAATGGATTGGGGCATAAAGAAGCACAGGAAATCTTCAAAGCTAAAGGTCTAGATTTGCCAGAGCATGAATATCGGGACTTGATTGGTTACTACACTGGTAATCCGTTGATTTTAAAAATCGCAGTAACCACGATTGAGTCCTTATTTGATGGAGATGCTTCCAGATTCTTGGCTCAGGGTACAGCGATCTTTGGCGGGATTTGGGAGATGTTAGACCAGCAGTTTCATCGCTTGTCAGTCTCAGAAAAGCAGGTGATGCATTGGCTGGCAATGAATCGCAAGTGGATGACATTGTCACAATTGCAAGAGTTTGGACCTCCACTGCGCGACCGAGAATTGCTTGAAGTGCTGGAGTCCCTGCTGCAGCGATCGCTGATTGAGAGACAAGCAGACGGCTTTAGCCAACCGCCAATGATTATGGAGTACATGAGTGAGCGGTTAGTCAGTCAATCTTACAAAGAATATTGTGAAAAATGTGCCATCCAGGAAACACTGGGTCAAAAGTCATCTGAAAGCACAGACAAAGAACCATCTTCGGACGCCAACTCACTTGGCGCTCGAATCTGTAATAGACGTGTACTTATTACAGTTAAGGACAAAACTAATTCTAAAAACCGGCTGAATCACCACTATCAAAATGGAAAGTGA